One genomic window of Muntiacus reevesi chromosome 4, mMunRee1.1, whole genome shotgun sequence includes the following:
- the PA2G4 gene encoding proliferation-associated protein 2G4 yields MSGEDEQQEQTIAEDLVVTKYKMGGDIANRVLRSLVEASCSGVSVLSLCEKGDAMIMEETGKIFKKEKEMKKGVAFPTSISVNNCVCHFSPLKSDQDYALKEGDLVKIDLGVHVDGFIANVAHTFVVGVAQGTQVTGRKADVIKAAHLCAEAALRLVKPGNQNTQVTEAWNKVAHSFNCTPIEGMLSHQLKQHVIDGEKTIIQNPTDQQKKDHEKAEFEVHEVYAVDVLVSSGEGKAKDAGQRTTIYKRDPSKQYGLKMKTSRAFFSEVERRFDAMPFTLRAFEDEKKARMGVVECAKHELLQPFNVLYEKEGEFVAQFKFTVLLMPNGPMRITSGPFEPDLYKSEMEVQDAELKALLQSSASRKTQKKKKKKASKTAENATSGETLEENEAGD; encoded by the exons ATGTCGGGCGAGGACGAGCAACAGGAGCAAACTATCGCCGAGGACCTGGTCGTGACCAAGTATAAGATGGGGGGCGACATCGCTAACC GGGTACTTCGGTCTTTGGTGGAAGCATCCTGTTCAGGTGTGTCGGTACTGAGCCTGTGTGAGAAAGGTGATGCCATGATAATGGAAGAAACGGGGaagattttcaaaaaagaaaaagaaatgaagaaag GCGTCGCCTTCCCCACCAGCATCTCGGTGAACAACTGTGTCTGTCACTTCTCCCCGCTGAAGAGCGACCAGGACTACGCGCTGAAGGAGGGCGACTTGGTCAAAAT CGACCTTGGGGTCCACGTGGACGGCTTCATCGCTAACGTGGCTCACACTTTTGTGGTCGGTGTAGCTCAG GGGACCCAAGTAACAGGGCGGAAAGCAGATGTCATTAAGGCAGCTCACCTTTGTGCTGAAGCTGCCCTACGCCTGGTCAAACCTGGAAATCAG AACACACAAGTGACAGAAGCCTGGAACAAAGTTGCCCACTCATTTAATTGCACACCAATAGAAG GTATGCTGTCACACCAATTGAAGCAGCATGTCATCGATGGAGAGAAAACCATTATCCAGAATCCCACAGACCAGCAgaa GAAGGACCATGAAAAAGCTGAATTTGAGGTACATGAAGTATATGCTGTGGATGTTCTTGTCAGCTCAGGAGAGGGCAAG GCCAAGGATGCAGGACAGAGAACCACCATTTACAAGAGAGACCCCTCTAAGCAGTATGGCCTGAAAATGAAAACTTCCCGTGCCTTCTTCAGTGAGGTCGAAAGGCGTTTTGATGCCATGCCCTTCACTTTAAG AGCATTTGAAGATGAGAAGAAGGCCCGCATGGGTGTGGTGGAGTGCGCCAAACATGAGCTGCTACAACCATTTAATGTTCTCTATGAGAAGGAGG GTGAATTTGTTGCCCAGTTTAAATTTACAGTTCTGCTTATGCCCAATGGCCCCATGCGGATAACCAGTGGTCCTTTTGAGCCTGACCTTTACAAGTCTGAGATGGAGGTCCAGGATGCAGAGCTCAAG gcCCTCCTCCAGAGTTCTGCAAGTCGGAaaacccagaaaaagaaaaaaaagaag GCCTCTAAGACCGCAGAGAATGCTACCAGTGGGGAAACTTTAGAAGAGAATGAAGCTGGGGACTGA